Within the Nocardioides humi genome, the region CACGCCATGGTGAGTGAGCTCGCCGCGGAGGCGGCGGGCGCCGAGCGCGTGCTCCTCGGCGGCGGCCTCGGCGCCGTCGGCGAGGGGCACCGGATGCTGGCCGATGTCGGCGCGCAGTTCAGTCAGCTGGACGCGGTCTGGATGTTCCCCTACGGCACTCCCGACCATCGGGCGCCCGCGGGGCACCGGGGACTGGCGGTGCGGGGGATCGACGACGACATCTGGGTCAACGACGAGGGCAACCGGTTCCACGACGAGTCGCTGCGCAGCGGCGCGACCGGCACGAAGGCGCTGCTGGCCCAGCCGAACGGGCGCTGCTGGTCGGTGATCGACGCGCGCCTGGCCGCCACCATGACCATCGCCGACCCGTACTACCGGAACGGGAGCACGCCCCTGCGCGAGCGGATCGAGGAGTTCCTCCGCACCTCGCCCCACGTGGTGAGCGCCCGCTCCCTCGACGAGCTCGCCGCCCGGATGGATGTCGACCGGGTCAATCTCCGCGACGCCGTGGGCGAGCTCAATACCGCGGTGACCGCGGGTGAGCAGCGCGAGCGCTCCTTCGGCAAGGACATGACCGGGCGCGGGACGGTCGCGCAGGCGCCCTTCCACGCCATCCGGTTCCACCCGGTGGCGCGCAAGAACCTGGGCGGCGTCCGCACGGACCTGTCGTGCCAGGTGCTCGACAGGTCCGGCCGCGCCATCGAGGGCCTCTACGCCGCGGGCGAGGTGGCGGGCATGGCCGGCGGACGGATCAACGGCCGGGCCGCACTGGAGGGCACGTCCTTCGGGCCGAGCATGTACAGCGGGCTGGTCGCGGGACGCTCCGTCGTCGACCGGAGCAGCTGACCTCCGCGCCTGCGTGACTCTTCGTCGACGTCGCGACGCCGCGAGCCCGGCGGCCACCGGGTGACCGCCGGGCTCGAGGACGCTGCTCGGTCAGTGCCGTCCGGCACCGGCTACCGGGCAGGACCCTCAGTTGATCAGGTAGCGGTCGATGAGCTCGCCCCACTCCTTGATCGCCTCCGAATAGGCGTCGGAGTCCTGCTCGCCGAGGATCTCCCAGATGCCGGCCGGCTCCAGGCCCGCCAGCACGCCGGTCGCCTCGACGTCGTCGCGGGGCGAGATGTACTCGGTGCTGAGCATCTGCCCCTCCTTCGACAAGGAGAAGTCCACGTAGAGCATGGCGGCGCAGGGGTGGGGGGCGGCCTTGGCGATCGCGACGGTGTCCTCGGCCATGGTCGGGTCGATCGGGACCCACTCCAGCGGCGCGTCCTTGAGCCCGGTGAAGCCGGAGAGGTTGATCGCGGGGGCGATCCAGGCCTCACCCGAGGCCACCTGGCCGCTGATCGCGTTGGTGTTCGCCTCGGTGGTGTGGATGTCCTGCTCGCCGAACCTCTCGATCCACTCCTCGCCGTACAGGCTCTTCATCCAGCCGACCCACTGGGTCCCGGGCCCGGTGGTCGAGAGGGCGATCCGGCCCTTCCACTTCGGGTCGAGCAGGTCCTCGGAGGTCTGGGGCGCGTCGGCGGCCGAGACGAAGTCGGTGTTGTAGATGACGCCGTAGGGCACCTGGCCGACACTGACGTACTTGCCGTCGGTGCCGATGGCGTCGTCGCCGTAGGCGTCGAGCTCGGGCGAGTCGAAGTCGGTGAAGATGTCGAGCATCGTCTCGACGACCTCGATCTTGATGCTCACGACGTCGACCTTGTTCACCCGCGCCTGCGCCTCCTTCGTCACCGCCTCGGCGGTCGCGGGGGTCGTGCGCCGGGTGGCGTTGACCTTGAGGAACGGGTACTTCGCGGTGAAGGCCGCCGACAGCGCGTCGACCTGCACCGGGTTCTGGGCGGTATAGAGCTCCAGGACGCCTTCGTCCTTGGCGCAGTCGGTCAGGAACGACGTCCGGTCGTCCCCGGAGTAGTGCACGGCCTCCTCGACCGCTTCGGCTCCCTCCTTGTCCCCGCTGCCGCAGGCGGACAGGCCGGCCGTGGCCAGGCCGGTGGCGATGATCAACACAGGTGTTCGGCGCATGACTCCACTTTCTCGACGAGGTGACGGCTGTCACACGCTCTGAAATCTGACATGTGATACGTTACACGTCAATACGACCGGCCGAACCCGGAGGCGGAGACCGTGACGAGCACATCAGCTGACCCGGCCGCGGCAGTCGAGTCCGCGCCAGCGCTGCAGGGCTACCTGGCGATCCCGGAGCTGATCCGGCGGAGCGGCACCGGCGTCGTCTTCTCGATGCTCGGCGAGACGAACGTGCCCTGGATCGCGGCCGGCGCGGACAGCGGCGCCTTCCGCTTCGTCCGCACCCGCCACGAGGCCACGTCGGTGAGCGCCGCCGCCGGCTTCAGCCGGACGACCGGAGCGGTCGGCATCGCCTCGGTCACCCGCGGGCCCGGCTTCGCGAACGCCGTCAACGCACTGAAGGCGGCGACGCACGACCACGTTCCGCTGCTGCTGATCGTCGCCGAGTCACCGGCGACCAGGATCAAGATCAGCCCCTTCTACCAGAACCTCGACCAGCGCGGGATCACCGCGGCACTGGGTGCGGGCTTCCACCACGTCGCGAACGGGAGCCAGCTCGAGGAGACGTTCTGGGCGGCGTACCGCGGCGCGCGCTGGAACGGCCTGCCGCAGGTCCTCAGCGTCGCCGACGGCGTCATCGACGACCCGGTCCGGCTGGGGCCGACACCGGAGCTGGAGCGGGAGGCCGAGCTCCCCGACCCCGAGAGCGTCACGGCGATCGTGGACGTCCTGGAGGGTGCCCGCCGTCCCCTCGTGCTGGCCGGGCAGGGCGCCGTCCACGCCGACTGCCGTGCCGAGCTCGAACAGCTCGCCGACCTGATCGGAGCCCGGGTGGCGTCGACGCTCAACGTCAACCGCTACTTCTCGGGCCACCCGCACAATCTCGGTGTGTGCGGCCACTCCTCGCCCACGCTCGTCGCCGACCTGATCAGCCAGAGTGACGTCGTCGTGGCGGTCGGCGCCTCGCTGAACCCGTACACGACCGGGAAGGAGTCGCTGTTCACGAGCGCGACGATCGTCCAGGTCGAGATCGACGTCGACCAGCCCTTCCACGCCTCGCGCGCCGAGCTGGGGCTGCTCTCCGACGCGCGGGAGGGAGTCCGCGCGCTGATCGCCGAGTGGCGACGGCGCGGCCTGTCCCCGCGCCCGGTCGAGGGTACGACGCCCAGCCGGGCGCAGATCGCGGCATCGGTCGCGGACGTCGACCTCGGCCACGACGCGGACCGCGGCATCGACCTGCGGCGCGCCTTCGCCGTCCTGGACGCCCGGCTGCCGGCCGATCGGATCGTGATCTCGGACTCGGGCAGGTGGTCGGGCACGCTGCCGACCTTCCTCGACGCACGGGACGGCCGCAGCTGGGTGATCAGCCGGGGGTACGGGTCGATCGGGCTGGGCCTCGGCAACGCCATCGGCGCGGCGGCGGGCAATCCCGATCGCCCCGTGGTGCTGTTCTGCGGCGACGGCGGCTTCATGATGTCGTCCCACGACGTCGACGCGATCCGGCTCAACGACCTGGATCTCACGGTCTTCATCGTCAACGACGAGGCCTACGGCGCAGAGGTGCCCTACCTGACGCCGTACGGACTGCCCGCCGACGTCGCGCGCCAGAACCTGCCGGACATGGTGGCCTACGCGCAGGCATTCGGCGCCCGAGGGGTGGTCGTCCGCACCCTCGACGAGCTGGAGGCGCTCGAGCTGTCCCCCGCGGCCTGAGCATCGTCGACATCAGGATCGACCCGCTGGTCAACGGCCGAGCAGCGCTGTAGCTCACCCCGACCCACGAGAGCGAGGCAGGACGAGATGGCCGCCCCGGCACCCAGGAGCACGGCAGACCTCTGCGACGAGTTCGGCGACCGGCTGGAGTCGTGCAGCCTGCCGCTGCGGCAGTACGGCGGTGAGCGGGCCTTCGGCGGCCCGATCGTCACCTTCCGATCGCCCGAGGACAACCTGATCCTCAAGCAGATCATCACCGAGCCCGGGGAGGGCCGGGTCATCGTCGTCGACGTCCACGGCTCGACCCGGGTGGCGATGATCGGCGACAGCATGGCCGAGACGGCCGCCGCCAACGGCTGGTCCGGCTTCGTCATCAACGGCGCCGTCCGCGACGTCGGCCGGCTGGCCGAGCTGCCGATCGGCGTCAAGGCCCTGGGCAGCAATCCGCGGCGCAGCGTCAAGTCCGGCAACGGCGAGCGCGACGTGACGGTCTCCTTCGGCGGCGCGGTCTTCCGCCCGGGAGCCGTGCTCGCGAGTGACGACGACGGCATCGTCGTGCTGCCCGCCGCCGACGTCAGCGCAATCCCTAATAGCTGACCCCAGCAACTCTCGCTGGTGGTGCGGGTGCACCGACCCTAGGTTCGAAGGGCAGGAGATTCCCCGGAATCCCTCGGCCACATCCACCGCGCGGCACGCGGCCGCGCGCACCACGAGAGGGCCCCTTCGATGGCATCGGACAACAAGATCATCCTCACCGCCGCGTTGATGCACGGCCTCGGCATGGAGTACGGCGCGTGGCGGGTGAGGTCGGGGCCGGCGTCGGACTACGTGTCCCCGCGGCTGTACGCCGAGATGGCGCAGGCGGCCGAGCGCGGCAAGCTGCACGTCCTCTTCCTGGCCGAGCAGATGACGAACCGCGACACGGGCACCGAGCGCCCGTGCGGGTCGCTGGACACCACCACCGTCCTCGGGTTCATGGCCGCCGCCAGCCAGCGGGTGGGCCTGGTGGGCACCGGGTCCACCACCTACAACCACCCCTACGACCTCGCGCGCCGCTTCGCGACGCTCGACCACCTCGCCGGCGGCAGGGTCGGCTGGAACGCCGTCACCACCGCCAACCCGGCGACCGCGGAGATGTACGGCACCGACCCCCACCCGCCGGCCGGGGAGCGCTACGCCCGGGCGGACGAGTTCCTCGAGGTGGTCGCGGCACTGTGGGAGAGCTGGGAGCCGGACGCCCTCGTCGGCGACAAGGAGCGCGCGATCTTCGCCGACCCGGCGAAGGTCCACGAGATCAACCACGACGGCGCCCACTTCACGGTCCGGGGCCCGCTGCCCTTCCCCCGGTCGCGACAGGGACGGCCGGTGATCTTCCACGCGGGATCCTCACCGGCCGGCCGGGACCAGGCGGCGCGCGTCGCGGACGTCGTCTTCACCGCCCAGCACACGCTCGCCGCCGCCTGCGAGTTCCGCGCCGACATCCGCGCCCGCGCGGCGGCGTACGGACGCGACCCCGACCAGGTGAAGGTGCTGCCGGGCATGTCGGTGATCCTCGGCGCCACGGAGGAGGAGGCGCAGGCGAAGAAGGCCGCGGCGCACGAGGCGCTCACCCTCGACCAGCGGCTGCGCCTGATGTGGAAGCGCACCGGGGTCGGGGTGGACGTGCTGCGCGCGCACCTGGACCTTCCCTTCCCCGTCGACCTGCTGCCGCCCGACGAGACCTTCCAGTCGGGCACCGGCTGGCGTCGCAGCGTCGTCGACCTCGCGGTCACGGAGAACCTGACCGTCCGCGAGCTCCTCTCCCGCGCGCCCGGGCCGCACCACCACCTCGTGGGCACGGCGGCCACCATCGCGGACGCGATGGAGGAGCGCATCGAGGCCGGTGCCGCCGACGGCTTCACGCTGATGGTCGACATCCTGCCCGACGGGCTCCACGACATCGCCGACCTGCTGACGCCCGAGCTCCAGCGGCGAGGTCTCTTCCACGACGACTACGAGGGCGAGACGCTGCGCGACTCGCTCGGGATCGGCGCCGCGGCGCCGATCCCCTCGGCCCTGGCGGCGGTGTGAGATGAGCATCGAGACGAACGGCGCCAACGTCCTGGGCATCGGCGGCACGCTGAGCCCCCGCTCGACCTCCGAGCTGGCCCTGCGGCACTGCCTCGCGGCCGCCGAGGAGCTCGGTGCGCGGACCAGGATGATCACGGCCGCGCAGCTGGAGATGCCGATGTACCAGTGGGGCGTGGCGGACGGCTGCGCGGCCGCGCAGGAGCTGCTCGATGCGGTGCGCTGGGCCGACCACGTAGTCATCTCGTCGCCCGGCTACCACGGGGGGATGTCGGGACTGCTGAAGAACGCCCTCGACTACCTCCAGGAGCTGGCGGAGGAGAGCTCGCCCTACCTGGACGGCAAGGCGGTCGGCTGCATCGTGACCGCCGCCGGCTGGCAGGCCGGTGCGACCGTGCTCGGCTCGCTCCGCGACACCATCCACGCACTGCGTGGGTGGGCGACGCCGCTCGGCGTGGTGGTCAACTCCTCCGTCTCCCCGTTCGCTCCCGACGGCTCCGTCATCGACCCCGGGCTGGACGCGAAGCTCCGGCTGCTGGCCGAGCAGGTCGCCGGGTTCCCGGTCGCGGCCCGCCGTAGCATCGCGGTGTGAGGACTCCTGGCCCGCCGGGCCTGCGGCCGGTCGTGACGAAGGTGCGCTGAGCGTGGACCTCCGGCAGCTGCGCATCCTCACCGCCGTGGCGGAGGTCGGGTCCTTCACCGCGGCCGCTGAGCGGCTCTACCTCACCCAGTCGGCCGTCTCCCAGCAGATGGCGCGCCTCGAGCGGGAGGTCGGCCGTCCCCTGTTCGCCCGGGGGCCGCGCGGTGTCGCGCTGACCGAGGTGGGCCGCGACGTTGCCTCGGGCGCCGCCGAGGTGCTGGCGAAGATGGACGAGTTCGAGCTCGCGGTGGGCGCCCTCAGCGACGCCCGGTCCCGGCTGCGGATCGGCGCCTTCTCCAGCGCCGGGGTCGAGCTCCTGCCGCGCACCGTGCGCAGGTTCCGTGCCGACCACCCGGACGTGGACGTGGCGATCCGCACGATGAACCCGGCGGATCCCCTCGAGCCGCTGCTGTCGGGCTCCCTGGACGTGCTGCTCGTGTTCGACTACAGCGTGGACCCGAGGGACTTCGGGACGTCCGTGGACCGCCTCCACCTCCTCGACGACCCCTTCCACGTGCTGCTCCCGCTGGAGCACCGCCTGGCCGGTGCCGACGAGCTGGACCTGATCGAGCTGGCCGACGCCGAATGGATCTTCCAGCGCCACTCCCCGCCGCACCAGGAGATCTACGAACGTGCCTGCCACCAGGCGGGCTTCACGCCGGACGTGGTCTTCTACGCCGACGACTTCCGGACCCTGCAGGGCCTGGTCGCGGTCGGCATGGGCGTCAGCATCGCACCCCTGGGCGCCTCGTCCCCGGGCCGGAGCGATGTGGCGTCGGTGGCGGTCCGGACGCCGGACCTGGTCCGGCGGATCTCGGTGCTGACGCTGCCCAGCAGCCAGCGCGACGGCGCGGTGACCGGCTTCGTGGAGGCGCTCAGGAGCACCGCGGCGGGCGCTCCGGGGGCGTGACGCGGGCCGGGGGCCCGGGGAGCGCGAGCTCCCTCGGCCCGTCGGCTCACCCGCGGCCGGTGAGCAGCTGCTCCACGCGGGCGACGTCGACCACGTCGGCGTACTTCTGGTGCATCTCGAAGGTGTTGACGGTGTGGGAGAACATCGACCGGTCGAAGACCGCGTCCTCGACCAGGAGGACCCGGTAGTCGTAGGCGGCCGCGTCGACCACGGTCGCCCTGATGCAGCCCGAGGTGGTGCTGCCCGCGACCAGCACCGTGTCGATCCGGTTGCGGTTGAGGTAGGTCACCAGCGGGGTGCCGAAGAAGGCGCTGGGACGGGACTTCTCCAGCACGAACTCATCGTCCTTCGGCTGCAGCTCGGGAGGGAAGCCCCGGGAGTGGAGCAGTGCCGAGGTCGCCGGGGCCGCCGACGCCTTGACCGAGCCGCCGCAGAAGCGCTTGGCCATCAGGTTGCCCTTCACGAAGACCACCGGTACGCCGGCCTCCCGGGCGACGTCGACCAGCCGGACGATGGCGGGCATGCGCGCCCAGCCGTGCGGCGCGCAGGACATGAAGTCGCCCGGCTGCGCCTGCTCCCCCGGACGCGGGCCGAGGAACGACTCGACGACGTCGACGAGGATGAGGCAGGGGCGCTCGCCCATCTCCCGTGCCCCGCCGAAGCCGGCCTCCGCGTAGACCGCGAGGTCCTCGGGCGGCACGGTCCGGCGCCAGCGCTCCTCGATCGGGATGGGGGTGGGCTGGGTGTCCATGAGCGGCCTCCGGGTGTCCGATCGGTTCTAGACATGTAATGCATTACATGTCACAGTACCGGAGTGACTCCGGTCACGGGAGCCCCCGAGCGTGAGGTGACATTCGGAATGAGCGGTGGACGCGTCGTCGGCGCGGTGACGTCCGTGGCAGCAGTGCTCGTGCTGGCCGGCTGTGGGGGCGGCTCGGACGAGTCGGCGCGGGTCGACCAGGCTGCGCGCTACGCAGGCGACGATCGGCAGGGCTACCTGGAGGAGTGCGCGAGGGAGGAGGGCTCGCTCTCGGTCTACACGGCGCAGAACACCGATCTGTGGCAGCCGCTGAAGGAGGGCTTCCAGAGGAAGTACCCCGGCATCAAGGTCGAGACGACCCGGCGCACCTCGGCCGAGACCGCCGAGACGTTGTCGAAGGAGGCCCGGGCCGGGGTGGACAAGGCCGACGTCGTCGACGTCAAGGTCGAGGTGGCCGAGAGCCTGCTCGAGCTGCTCGCGCCGTTCAGCTCGCCGGAGCTCGCGGCGTACCCGGAGGGCGCGATCGGCCCGGACGACAGGTACGTCATCAGCGACCAGATCCCCTACGGCATCGTCTACAACACCGACAAGGTGTCCGATCCTCCGAAGACCTCCGAGGACCTGCTGAGACCGGAGTTCAAGGGCCACATCGCGATGTCCACGACCCTGCTCGGCACGCAGTGGGTCGGCTGGATGGAGAGCAGGTACGGCGAGGAGTTCCTCGAGCGCCTCGGCGAGCAGGACGTGCGGACCACCGACGCCAACGGCAACGCGATCATCGCCCAGGTCGCGGCCGGCGAGGCGCTGGTCGCGCCGGCCGTCGACCTCGCGGGCGTCGAGGCGCTGAAGAGCGGCGGCAAGGTCGCGCCCATCGCATGGCTCCCGATCGACTCCCACTGGACGCAGGGCGCGCTGTCGATGGCGGCGAAGGCGCCGCACCCGTGCGCGGCGATGTTGTACATCGACTACGAGCTCTCGGCCGAGGGCCAGACCATCAACCCCCTCTACCTCTCCGCCCGGGACGACGTGCCCGCACCGGAGGCGGTGCAGGGTGAGAACGAGCCGGTGGACATCTGGGAGATCGTCGGCGAGCACTCCGCCCAGGCCTACCAGGACGCCTCGCGCCGTTGGACCGAGCTCGTCGACAGGTACATCGTCAGGTGAGCACCGACGCCGCGCGGCGGTTCCTGAGTGAGCGCGATGCCCGGATCCTCGAGCTCGCCGGGTTCGGCGGGAGGGTCGGGCTGGGCGCGCGACCGGCCCTGCTGCTGGTCGACGTCAACGACTCCTTCTGCGGACCCGAGGAGCTGCCCGTCGAGGAGTCGGTCCGGCGCTGGCGGAGCAGCTGCGGGACCGCTGCCTGGGACGCCGTCCGCGCGATGGTGCCGCTCGTCGGCCTCGCGCGCTCGCGCGGCGTACCCGTCATCTACACGACCGGGCGGGTGGAGCCCGGAGGGCGCGGCCGCTGGAACGACAAGGTCAGCCCCGAGGTCGCCGGACGCCGACCGC harbors:
- a CDS encoding NtaA/DmoA family FMN-dependent monooxygenase (This protein belongs to a clade of FMN-dependent monooxygenases, within a broader family of flavin-dependent oxidoreductases, the luciferase-like monooxygenase (LMM) family, some of whose members use coenzyme F420 rather than FMN.), which codes for MASDNKIILTAALMHGLGMEYGAWRVRSGPASDYVSPRLYAEMAQAAERGKLHVLFLAEQMTNRDTGTERPCGSLDTTTVLGFMAAASQRVGLVGTGSTTYNHPYDLARRFATLDHLAGGRVGWNAVTTANPATAEMYGTDPHPPAGERYARADEFLEVVAALWESWEPDALVGDKERAIFADPAKVHEINHDGAHFTVRGPLPFPRSRQGRPVIFHAGSSPAGRDQAARVADVVFTAQHTLAAACEFRADIRARAAAYGRDPDQVKVLPGMSVILGATEEEAQAKKAAAHEALTLDQRLRLMWKRTGVGVDVLRAHLDLPFPVDLLPPDETFQSGTGWRRSVVDLAVTENLTVRELLSRAPGPHHHLVGTAATIADAMEERIEAGAADGFTLMVDILPDGLHDIADLLTPELQRRGLFHDDYEGETLRDSLGIGAAAPIPSALAAV
- a CDS encoding thiamine pyrophosphate-binding protein — protein: MTSTSADPAAAVESAPALQGYLAIPELIRRSGTGVVFSMLGETNVPWIAAGADSGAFRFVRTRHEATSVSAAAGFSRTTGAVGIASVTRGPGFANAVNALKAATHDHVPLLLIVAESPATRIKISPFYQNLDQRGITAALGAGFHHVANGSQLEETFWAAYRGARWNGLPQVLSVADGVIDDPVRLGPTPELEREAELPDPESVTAIVDVLEGARRPLVLAGQGAVHADCRAELEQLADLIGARVASTLNVNRYFSGHPHNLGVCGHSSPTLVADLISQSDVVVAVGASLNPYTTGKESLFTSATIVQVEIDVDQPFHASRAELGLLSDAREGVRALIAEWRRRGLSPRPVEGTTPSRAQIAASVADVDLGHDADRGIDLRRAFAVLDARLPADRIVISDSGRWSGTLPTFLDARDGRSWVISRGYGSIGLGLGNAIGAAAGNPDRPVVLFCGDGGFMMSSHDVDAIRLNDLDLTVFIVNDEAYGAEVPYLTPYGLPADVARQNLPDMVAYAQAFGARGVVVRTLDELEALELSPAA
- a CDS encoding ABC transporter substrate-binding protein, whose amino-acid sequence is MRRTPVLIIATGLATAGLSACGSGDKEGAEAVEEAVHYSGDDRTSFLTDCAKDEGVLELYTAQNPVQVDALSAAFTAKYPFLKVNATRRTTPATAEAVTKEAQARVNKVDVVSIKIEVVETMLDIFTDFDSPELDAYGDDAIGTDGKYVSVGQVPYGVIYNTDFVSAADAPQTSEDLLDPKWKGRIALSTTGPGTQWVGWMKSLYGEEWIERFGEQDIHTTEANTNAISGQVASGEAWIAPAINLSGFTGLKDAPLEWVPIDPTMAEDTVAIAKAAPHPCAAMLYVDFSLSKEGQMLSTEYISPRDDVEATGVLAGLEPAGIWEILGEQDSDAYSEAIKEWGELIDRYLIN
- the rraA gene encoding ribonuclease E activity regulator RraA encodes the protein MAAPAPRSTADLCDEFGDRLESCSLPLRQYGGERAFGGPIVTFRSPEDNLILKQIITEPGEGRVIVVDVHGSTRVAMIGDSMAETAAANGWSGFVINGAVRDVGRLAELPIGVKALGSNPRRSVKSGNGERDVTVSFGGAVFRPGAVLASDDDGIVVLPAADVSAIPNS
- a CDS encoding FAD-dependent oxidoreductase; its protein translation is MSADAPGRFDVAVVGAGVAGLSCAIEAATAGATVAVVDAAPEPGGTAGVAGGGTCIAGSDLQLRQGIEDSADQALEDWIAWGGDSVDVAWAERYLRDSRVELFDRLGAAGVEWVAVHAREGNRHPRWHQPAGGGARVMSLLSAHARTLPGITWLTGHRVTRLVSAGGRVTGLTADGPTGEVEVVAGRTVVASGGFNNNHAMVSELAAEAAGAERVLLGGGLGAVGEGHRMLADVGAQFSQLDAVWMFPYGTPDHRAPAGHRGLAVRGIDDDIWVNDEGNRFHDESLRSGATGTKALLAQPNGRCWSVIDARLAATMTIADPYYRNGSTPLRERIEEFLRTSPHVVSARSLDELAARMDVDRVNLRDAVGELNTAVTAGEQRERSFGKDMTGRGTVAQAPFHAIRFHPVARKNLGGVRTDLSCQVLDRSGRAIEGLYAAGEVAGMAGGRINGRAALEGTSFGPSMYSGLVAGRSVVDRSS
- a CDS encoding isochorismatase family protein, translating into MDTQPTPIPIEERWRRTVPPEDLAVYAEAGFGGAREMGERPCLILVDVVESFLGPRPGEQAQPGDFMSCAPHGWARMPAIVRLVDVAREAGVPVVFVKGNLMAKRFCGGSVKASAAPATSALLHSRGFPPELQPKDDEFVLEKSRPSAFFGTPLVTYLNRNRIDTVLVAGSTTSGCIRATVVDAAAYDYRVLLVEDAVFDRSMFSHTVNTFEMHQKYADVVDVARVEQLLTGRG
- a CDS encoding ABC transporter substrate-binding protein, whose translation is MSGGRVVGAVTSVAAVLVLAGCGGGSDESARVDQAARYAGDDRQGYLEECAREEGSLSVYTAQNTDLWQPLKEGFQRKYPGIKVETTRRTSAETAETLSKEARAGVDKADVVDVKVEVAESLLELLAPFSSPELAAYPEGAIGPDDRYVISDQIPYGIVYNTDKVSDPPKTSEDLLRPEFKGHIAMSTTLLGTQWVGWMESRYGEEFLERLGEQDVRTTDANGNAIIAQVAAGEALVAPAVDLAGVEALKSGGKVAPIAWLPIDSHWTQGALSMAAKAPHPCAAMLYIDYELSAEGQTINPLYLSARDDVPAPEAVQGENEPVDIWEIVGEHSAQAYQDASRRWTELVDRYIVR
- a CDS encoding LysR family transcriptional regulator, which encodes MDLRQLRILTAVAEVGSFTAAAERLYLTQSAVSQQMARLEREVGRPLFARGPRGVALTEVGRDVASGAAEVLAKMDEFELAVGALSDARSRLRIGAFSSAGVELLPRTVRRFRADHPDVDVAIRTMNPADPLEPLLSGSLDVLLVFDYSVDPRDFGTSVDRLHLLDDPFHVLLPLEHRLAGADELDLIELADAEWIFQRHSPPHQEIYERACHQAGFTPDVVFYADDFRTLQGLVAVGMGVSIAPLGASSPGRSDVASVAVRTPDLVRRISVLTLPSSQRDGAVTGFVEALRSTAAGAPGA
- a CDS encoding NADPH-dependent FMN reductase, with protein sequence MSIETNGANVLGIGGTLSPRSTSELALRHCLAAAEELGARTRMITAAQLEMPMYQWGVADGCAAAQELLDAVRWADHVVISSPGYHGGMSGLLKNALDYLQELAEESSPYLDGKAVGCIVTAAGWQAGATVLGSLRDTIHALRGWATPLGVVVNSSVSPFAPDGSVIDPGLDAKLRLLAEQVAGFPVAARRSIAV